From a single Lactococcus carnosus genomic region:
- a CDS encoding DNA internalization-related competence protein ComEC/Rec2, which yields MSICLTIRLKEVADFARDLPVTEMTPRLDTIQVKGDLISFRGRSRGQTYKVYYQAKTEQEQQYFTKLDKSIRLTISASVEKAETNRNFNGFNYQNYLKTQNIYRVVTIDSISQIRETGKWDIGRVRRKATLFCQTMFPDPMASYMTGLLFGHLGASFDEMRASYSNLGIMHLFSLSGMQVSFFIHLFRKNLLRLGIRRDWVTRMQLPFSFVCAGLSGFSVSVVRALLQKILINLGVKSVDNFSLTLLILFVMMPKFLLTTGGALTVFFAFVISMLGGSFASLPSCQRKISTPLALTGVILPILLLSFYSFQPFSILLTGVLGGLFAAVLVPGLFLIFLLALITGIVIKELNYLFVYMEMMLRWLENLIPRPLILGQPSPVIFLGMLIMTGILIDSWRHRKIRYLLIVSLFLMSTATKFPLTESITIVDIGQGDSILLQDRLNQQTVLIDTGGKVDFIKRQKWQERQTTANAASTLIPYLKSRGISQLDSLVITHTDADHVGDLMALLSEIKVKKIMVSEGSMTNPKFVARLSQTKSDIQVAQVGDRLKLFDSYLEVIYPLTQGDGKNNDSIVLYGTFFQTAFLFTGDLEAEGEAALLANYPTLKIDVLKVGHHGSKTSSSDAFIKMMRPKIGLISCGKNNRYQHPNQETLDVFEKYKVQIYRTDLQGAIKFEKKGKSWHIRTVK from the coding sequence GTGAGTATCTGTCTTACAATTCGGCTGAAAGAGGTAGCTGACTTTGCGCGTGATTTACCGGTGACTGAGATGACACCTCGTCTGGATACGATACAAGTTAAGGGTGACCTGATTTCCTTTCGGGGTAGGTCTCGTGGTCAAACCTATAAAGTCTACTATCAAGCGAAAACAGAGCAAGAACAGCAGTATTTCACTAAATTAGATAAGTCGATTCGGCTAACGATTTCTGCCAGTGTTGAGAAAGCCGAAACAAATCGAAATTTTAATGGCTTTAACTATCAAAATTATCTTAAAACGCAAAATATCTATCGTGTTGTCACGATTGATAGCATTAGTCAAATAAGGGAAACTGGTAAGTGGGATATTGGGAGGGTACGACGTAAGGCAACACTTTTTTGCCAGACTATGTTTCCAGACCCTATGGCTTCTTATATGACCGGCCTTCTGTTTGGTCATCTAGGTGCGTCATTTGATGAGATGAGGGCTAGCTACTCAAATTTGGGTATCATGCACCTGTTTTCATTATCCGGTATGCAAGTGTCTTTTTTTATACATCTGTTTAGAAAAAATTTATTGCGTCTTGGCATCAGACGAGATTGGGTGACACGTATGCAACTCCCTTTCTCATTTGTTTGTGCAGGACTAAGCGGTTTCTCTGTTTCTGTTGTCAGGGCACTGTTACAAAAAATATTAATTAATCTTGGTGTAAAGTCAGTTGATAATTTTAGTCTGACCTTATTAATTTTATTTGTGATGATGCCTAAATTCTTACTAACAACAGGTGGGGCATTAACTGTTTTCTTTGCATTTGTCATCTCCATGCTTGGTGGTAGTTTTGCGTCACTGCCTTCATGTCAGCGTAAGATAAGCACTCCGCTAGCCTTAACAGGTGTGATACTACCTATATTACTACTATCCTTTTATAGTTTTCAGCCGTTTTCTATTTTATTAACAGGTGTCTTGGGGGGTCTCTTTGCTGCGGTATTGGTACCTGGATTATTCCTGATATTTTTACTAGCGCTTATCACAGGCATCGTCATAAAAGAGTTAAATTACTTATTTGTTTATATGGAAATGATGCTGCGTTGGCTAGAGAATTTGATACCACGTCCTCTCATATTAGGTCAGCCATCACCGGTTATCTTTCTGGGCATGTTGATCATGACGGGTATCTTAATAGATAGCTGGCGACATAGAAAAATACGCTATCTATTGATCGTCAGTCTGTTTTTGATGTCTACTGCTACTAAATTCCCATTAACTGAATCGATTACGATAGTTGATATTGGTCAGGGCGATAGTATCTTACTTCAAGACCGCTTGAATCAGCAGACGGTACTCATCGATACGGGTGGGAAAGTCGATTTTATCAAGCGGCAAAAATGGCAGGAGAGGCAGACAACTGCGAATGCAGCGTCTACTTTAATCCCTTATTTAAAAAGCAGGGGAATTAGTCAACTTGATAGCTTAGTCATCACCCACACGGATGCCGATCATGTAGGCGATTTGATGGCCCTGCTTTCAGAAATTAAGGTCAAAAAAATCATGGTCAGTGAAGGCAGTATGACAAATCCGAAATTTGTCGCGAGACTATCGCAAACGAAATCTGACATACAAGTTGCGCAGGTTGGCGATCGACTTAAACTATTTGACAGTTATTTGGAGGTGATTTACCCATTGACGCAAGGAGATGGTAAAAACAATGATTCTATTGTCCTATATGGTACATTTTTTCAAACTGCCTTTTTATTTACTGGCGATTTAGAGGCAGAGGGTGAAGCAGCCTTACTTGCTAACTATCCGACACTCAAGATTGATGTCTTAAAAGTTGGACATCATGGGTCTAAGACTTCCTCGTCAGATGCCTTTATAAAAATGATGCGACCAAAGATTGGCCTGATATCTTGTGGCAAGAACAATCGCTATCAGCATCCTAATCAGGAAACACTAGACGTATTTGAAAAATATAAGGTGCAGATTTATCGAACAGATTTGCAAGGGGCTATAAAGTTTGAGAAAAAAGGTAAATCTTGGCATATTAGGACAGTAAAGT
- a CDS encoding helix-hairpin-helix domain-containing protein, with product MQIEKLIEKIKHYRWLSVGLLIPIMVIGLLLVILVKQDTAPSSVGLVSSPQLNTGEKHEKGVKKMAGNDKKPTDKETERKDRITVDLKGAVKKPAVYTLKQDSRVNDLLLLAGGVTDQADTKSINLAQKLTDEMVVYVASIGEDRPVEIVGTKAHDDVDSAAAQATDKININTADLAQLQKLSGVGMKKAQDIINYREQNGKFNQPEDLGNVSGFGEKSLEKLKGSVAVD from the coding sequence ATGCAGATAGAAAAATTGATTGAAAAAATAAAGCACTATCGCTGGTTGAGTGTTGGCCTGCTGATCCCGATTATGGTTATCGGTCTCTTACTCGTCATACTTGTTAAGCAGGATACAGCACCATCTTCTGTGGGCCTAGTATCATCGCCACAGCTTAATACAGGAGAAAAACATGAAAAAGGTGTTAAAAAAATGGCAGGTAATGACAAAAAACCGACTGATAAAGAAACTGAACGTAAGGATAGGATTACAGTTGATTTAAAAGGTGCTGTAAAAAAGCCAGCAGTTTATACCTTAAAACAGGATAGCCGGGTTAACGACCTCTTATTATTGGCTGGAGGCGTAACAGATCAGGCAGATACCAAGTCGATTAATCTAGCACAGAAACTGACGGATGAGATGGTTGTCTATGTGGCAAGTATTGGCGAAGATAGACCAGTTGAAATAGTCGGGACTAAAGCACATGATGATGTGGATAGCGCAGCAGCGCAGGCGACAGACAAAATCAATATTAATACGGCAGATTTAGCTCAGCTTCAAAAGTTAAGTGGTGTTGGGATGAAAAAGGCACAAGATATCATCAACTACAGAGAACAAAATGGCAAGTTTAATCAGCCTGAGGATTTAGGGAATGTATCTGGATTTGGGGAGAAGTCGCTTGAAAAGCTTAAAGGGAGTGTGGCAGTGGATTGA
- a CDS encoding ABC transporter permease produces the protein MFKQVKLVAGQVYRTKIKTPGFWLIVLSPLLLPIIGFLIGFMMSKGESNKPTRLAIVDNSALVKTIKSEKLLDVSLSEVTTVDSAKKKLKDDKIDGYLVASDGQYELISSSDGAAKFDENKVRNALTQIEMTEKASKLNLKAEDLIALQTPAKLTMKTQSNKGETNGGDNKNMANYFISLGTGVAIFVLLSIYTSMMAQEVANEKSSRIMEILLAATSAKIQYYGKIIGVSLLVVTHLLIYMVLAGVASIVLKGNKVVENGLKLFSGVDISFLIITVLIFLLGIISYLVLTAIIASIVNDQSQVQQVVQPIVYLSMIGYVASFMSASMPSNIVLKVLAMVPFISPSLMPSRLAIEYASTTEAIIALVLQLVALVLVAKFGEKIYARNVLSYSDEKVFKQFIHNLKK, from the coding sequence ATGTTTAAACAAGTTAAATTAGTCGCAGGACAAGTCTATCGCACAAAAATTAAAACACCAGGATTTTGGTTGATTGTACTCTCACCGCTATTGTTGCCGATTATCGGTTTCTTGATTGGGTTTATGATGTCTAAAGGTGAAAGCAACAAGCCAACACGTCTGGCTATTGTGGATAATTCAGCCTTAGTAAAAACCATTAAATCTGAAAAGTTATTAGATGTTAGCTTATCAGAAGTGACCACTGTAGACAGTGCCAAGAAAAAACTGAAGGATGACAAAATAGACGGTTATTTAGTGGCATCAGATGGTCAATATGAGTTGATTAGTTCATCAGATGGGGCAGCAAAATTTGATGAAAACAAGGTCAGAAATGCCCTGACTCAGATTGAGATGACAGAAAAAGCAAGTAAACTGAATTTGAAGGCAGAAGACCTTATCGCCTTGCAAACTCCTGCTAAGTTAACGATGAAAACACAGAGTAACAAAGGGGAAACAAATGGTGGCGATAATAAAAATATGGCCAATTACTTTATCTCCCTAGGGACTGGTGTGGCAATATTTGTTCTATTATCAATCTATACCAGTATGATGGCGCAAGAAGTTGCCAACGAAAAATCAAGTCGTATCATGGAAATTTTACTTGCTGCAACAAGTGCTAAGATACAGTATTATGGTAAAATTATCGGCGTCAGTCTCTTAGTTGTGACGCATCTCTTAATCTACATGGTGTTGGCAGGTGTTGCTTCCATTGTATTAAAGGGCAACAAGGTAGTTGAAAATGGCTTGAAGTTATTTAGTGGTGTAGATATAAGCTTCCTAATCATTACCGTCTTAATATTCTTGCTAGGCATTATCTCATATCTTGTACTCACTGCAATCATTGCCAGTATTGTCAATGATCAAAGTCAAGTTCAACAAGTTGTGCAACCCATTGTTTACTTATCAATGATTGGTTATGTGGCAAGTTTCATGTCAGCAAGCATGCCAAGTAACATCGTTTTGAAGGTGCTTGCTATGGTACCGTTTATTTCACCAAGTTTGATGCCAAGTCGGTTGGCTATCGAATATGCAAGCACTACTGAGGCAATCATTGCTTTAGTCCTTCAATTAGTTGCCCTAGTCTTAGTTGCTAAGTTTGGCGAAAAAATCTATGCCAGAAATGTTTTAAGCTATTCAGATGAAAAAGTCTTTAAGCAATTTATCCATAATCTAAAAAAATAA
- a CDS encoding ABC transporter ATP-binding protein yields the protein MLRIENITKQFGDKIAVDNLDMTVEDGSIMGLIGQNGAGKTTTFRMILDFIKSDSGLISWNGKPITQDVKQGIGFLPEERGLYQKMTVEEQILYFAELHGMKRDEARKELVTWMDKLEVVGKITDKVQTLSKGNAQKVQFIATLIHRPNFLILDEPFTGLDPVNTSLLMNEIKTLKDNGAAIIFSSHNMSGVELLSDNLTMLKKGKVVLQGDIYGIRNSFGRTKVYVESELADTALSAIAGVKTIEKQGAGRLIHIADEAVGHDIFKKVSETGYVQAFVQAPPTLDEIFRKEVAEHV from the coding sequence ATGTTAAGAATAGAAAATATCACCAAACAATTTGGTGACAAAATTGCTGTGGACAACCTAGACATGACTGTTGAGGATGGCTCAATCATGGGATTGATTGGGCAAAATGGTGCAGGCAAAACAACGACTTTTCGGATGATCTTAGATTTTATTAAATCTGATAGTGGTCTAATTAGTTGGAATGGTAAGCCGATTACCCAAGATGTTAAGCAAGGCATTGGTTTTTTACCAGAAGAACGGGGTCTTTATCAAAAAATGACTGTCGAAGAACAAATTCTTTACTTTGCTGAACTACATGGTATGAAACGTGATGAAGCGAGAAAAGAACTGGTAACTTGGATGGACAAATTAGAGGTAGTTGGTAAAATCACTGATAAAGTGCAGACACTTTCTAAAGGGAACGCGCAGAAAGTACAATTTATCGCGACCTTAATCCATCGCCCTAATTTCTTAATTTTAGATGAACCATTTACAGGATTAGATCCTGTTAATACAAGTCTCTTAATGAATGAAATTAAGACACTCAAGGACAATGGAGCTGCGATTATTTTCTCTAGTCATAACATGAGTGGTGTTGAATTATTAAGCGATAATCTGACTATGCTTAAAAAAGGTAAAGTTGTCTTACAAGGTGATATTTACGGGATTCGAAATAGTTTTGGTCGAACGAAAGTCTATGTGGAGAGTGAGTTAGCGGATACAGCACTTTCAGCAATTGCAGGTGTTAAAACGATTGAAAAACAAGGCGCAGGTCGTCTCATTCATATTGCAGATGAAGCTGTTGGTCATGATATTTTCAAAAAAGTGAGTGAAACTGGCTATGTACAAGCTTTTGTGCAAGCCCCACCAACACTAGATGAGATATTTCGTAAGGAGGTAGCTGAGCATGTTTAA
- a CDS encoding helix-turn-helix transcriptional regulator has translation MSNKIRAYRTEHGISQEALAEAMEVTRQTIISLEKEKYTASLNLAYKLAQYFNTTIEDIFFDSKSDKEEKV, from the coding sequence ATGAGTAACAAAATTAGAGCGTATAGAACTGAACATGGGATATCCCAAGAAGCTCTGGCTGAAGCAATGGAAGTAACTAGACAAACGATTATTTCGCTAGAAAAAGAAAAATATACGGCATCCTTGAATCTGGCTTATAAATTAGCTCAGTATTTTAATACGACGATAGAAGATATATTCTTTGATAGCAAATCTGATAAGGAGGAGAAGGTGTAA
- the dnaK gene encoding molecular chaperone DnaK, whose product MTKIIGIDLGTTNSAVSVLEAGEAKIIANPEGNRTTPSVVAFKNGEIQVGEVAKRQAVTNPDTIISIKRHMGTDYKVEAGGKSYTPQEISAMILQYLKGFAEDYLGEKVEKAVITVPAYFNDAQRQATKDAGKIAGLEVERIVNEPTAAALAYGLDKVDKDEKILVFDLGGGTFDVSVLELGDGVFEVLSTSGDNNLGGDDFDQKVIDYLVAQFKTANGIDLAQDKMALQRLKDAAEKAKKDLSGVSSTQISLPFITAGDAGPLHLEETLSRAKFDDLTADLVERTKTPVRKALSDAGLSASEIDEVILVGGSTRIPAVVEAVKKETNKEPNKSVNPDEVVAMGAAIQGGVITGDVKDVVLLDVTPLSLGIETMGNVFTKLIDRNTTIPTSKSQVFSTAADNQPAVDIHVLQGERPMAPDNKTLGRFQLTDIPAAPRGIPQIEVTFDIDKNGIVSVKAKDMGTNKEQTIVIQSNSGLSDEEIDKMMKDAEVNAEADAKRKEEVDLKNEVDATIFATEKTIKETEGKGFDAERDAAQAALDELKAAQEADNLEDLKAKLEALNEKAQALAVKLYEQAAAEQQAAGEATSGDAPKDDNVVDGDFEEVK is encoded by the coding sequence ATGACTAAAATTATTGGTATTGACTTAGGTACAACAAACTCAGCTGTTTCAGTTCTTGAAGCTGGCGAAGCAAAAATTATCGCAAATCCAGAAGGTAACCGCACAACACCATCAGTTGTTGCATTCAAAAATGGTGAAATTCAAGTCGGTGAAGTTGCCAAACGTCAAGCGGTGACTAACCCTGACACAATCATCTCTATCAAACGTCACATGGGGACTGATTATAAAGTTGAAGCTGGTGGCAAATCTTACACACCACAAGAAATCTCTGCAATGATTCTCCAATACCTTAAAGGTTTTGCTGAAGATTACTTAGGTGAAAAAGTTGAGAAAGCAGTTATTACAGTTCCTGCTTACTTTAATGATGCACAACGTCAAGCAACTAAAGATGCTGGTAAAATCGCAGGTCTTGAAGTAGAACGTATCGTCAATGAGCCAACAGCAGCTGCACTTGCTTATGGTCTTGACAAAGTCGACAAAGATGAAAAAATCCTTGTATTTGACCTTGGTGGTGGTACATTTGACGTATCAGTACTTGAACTTGGTGATGGTGTCTTTGAAGTGTTATCTACTTCAGGTGATAACAACCTCGGTGGTGATGACTTTGACCAAAAAGTGATCGATTACTTGGTTGCCCAATTCAAAACAGCTAACGGTATTGATTTAGCACAAGACAAGATGGCATTACAACGTTTGAAAGATGCTGCTGAAAAAGCTAAAAAAGACTTATCAGGCGTATCATCTACACAAATCTCATTACCATTTATCACAGCTGGTGATGCTGGACCGCTTCACTTGGAAGAAACATTGTCACGTGCTAAATTTGACGACTTGACAGCTGACTTAGTAGAGCGTACTAAAACACCAGTTCGTAAAGCCTTGTCTGATGCTGGCTTGTCTGCTTCAGAAATCGACGAAGTGATCTTAGTTGGTGGGTCAACACGTATTCCAGCAGTTGTTGAAGCTGTTAAAAAAGAAACAAACAAAGAACCAAATAAATCAGTTAACCCGGATGAAGTAGTTGCTATGGGTGCTGCTATCCAGGGTGGTGTGATCACTGGTGATGTTAAAGATGTTGTTTTACTTGATGTGACACCTTTATCACTTGGTATTGAAACAATGGGTAATGTCTTCACTAAACTGATCGATCGTAACACAACAATCCCAACATCTAAATCACAAGTCTTCTCAACTGCCGCTGACAACCAACCAGCAGTTGATATTCATGTGTTACAAGGTGAACGTCCAATGGCACCAGACAATAAAACATTAGGCCGTTTCCAATTAACAGATATCCCAGCTGCACCGCGCGGTATTCCACAAATCGAAGTAACATTCGATATTGATAAAAATGGTATCGTATCTGTTAAAGCAAAAGACATGGGAACAAACAAAGAACAAACGATTGTTATCCAATCTAACTCAGGTTTATCTGATGAAGAAATCGATAAAATGATGAAAGATGCAGAAGTAAATGCTGAAGCGGATGCGAAACGTAAAGAAGAAGTTGATCTTAAAAATGAAGTAGATGCAACAATCTTTGCTACTGAAAAAACAATCAAGGAAACTGAAGGCAAAGGATTTGACGCTGAACGTGATGCAGCCCAAGCGGCTCTTGATGAGTTGAAAGCAGCACAAGAAGCTGACAACTTAGAAGACTTGAAAGCTAAACTTGAGGCTTTAAATGAAAAAGCGCAAGCTTTAGCAGTCAAACTCTATGAGCAAGCAGCAGCTGAACAACAAGCAGCTGGTGAAGCGACTAGTGGTGATGCACCTAAAGATGACAATGTTGTCGATGGTGACTTCGAAGAAGTCAAATAA